A DNA window from Anaerocolumna sp. AGMB13020 contains the following coding sequences:
- the trpS gene encoding tryptophan--tRNA ligase has protein sequence MLDGKKVLFSGMQATGNITLGNYMGALKNWIDLNNDDSYQCFNCVVDLHSLTVRQDPAELRKRARTLLSLYIAAGLDPVKNCIYYQSHVSGHAELSWILNCFTYMGELNRMTQFKDKSAKHADNINAGLFTYPVLMAADILLFQTDVVPVGADQKQHLEITRDIAERFNGVYGDVFTIPEPYIGKVGAKIMSLQEPDKKMSKSDENVNATIYLMDDPDTVIRKFKRAVTDSDNEIRYTEEKPGIKNLIDIYSAVTNKTSGEVEREFDGKGYGEFKLAVGEAVNSVLVPIHLRMDELSKDKAYIDGIIKENSDKANYFATKTLRKVQKKIGLPERVR, from the coding sequence ATGTTAGACGGAAAAAAAGTACTATTTAGCGGAATGCAGGCAACGGGGAATATTACCCTGGGAAATTATATGGGAGCTCTAAAGAATTGGATTGATTTGAATAATGATGATAGTTACCAGTGCTTTAATTGTGTGGTTGATCTGCATTCCTTAACAGTAAGACAGGACCCGGCAGAACTTCGTAAGAGAGCGAGAACGCTTCTAAGCCTTTATATTGCTGCCGGTCTGGATCCCGTTAAGAACTGCATTTATTATCAGTCACATGTGTCCGGCCATGCAGAACTAAGCTGGATCTTAAACTGCTTTACTTATATGGGAGAATTAAACCGTATGACACAGTTTAAAGATAAGTCAGCAAAACACGCCGACAATATAAATGCCGGACTTTTCACCTATCCTGTACTTATGGCTGCTGATATCCTGTTGTTCCAGACGGATGTAGTACCTGTAGGTGCAGACCAGAAACAGCATCTTGAAATAACCAGAGATATCGCCGAACGTTTCAATGGGGTATACGGAGATGTATTTACCATTCCTGAGCCTTATATTGGTAAGGTAGGTGCCAAAATCATGAGTCTTCAGGAGCCGGATAAGAAAATGTCCAAGTCCGATGAGAATGTTAATGCTACCATTTATCTGATGGACGATCCGGATACAGTTATTCGTAAGTTTAAGAGAGCTGTAACCGATTCTGATAATGAAATACGCTATACCGAAGAGAAACCGGGAATCAAGAATCTTATTGATATCTACTCCGCAGTTACGAATAAAACATCTGGAGAAGTTGAAAGAGAATTTGACGGCAAAGGTTATGGAGAGTTCAAACTTGCTGTAGGAGAGGCCGTTAACAGTGTTTTGGTGCCCATCCATCTGAGAATGGATGAATTATCAAAGGATAAAGCCTATATTGACGGAATCATAAAAGAAAACAGCGATAAAGCCAACTATTTTGCAACGAAAACACTTCGTAAGGTTCAAAAAAAGATTGGCCTGCCTGAAAGAGTACGATAA
- a CDS encoding D-2-hydroxyacid dehydrogenase codes for MNIIFLETDTLGDDVDLSVFETLGKVTKYNKSEPLLNSERIKEADILVVNKIPMNEENLRAAVNLKLICITGTGTNIVDFPYVNGRGIAVANVKGYSTQSVVQHTFALLFYLYEKLSHYDHFVKSGGYVSSDIFSCFDEKFNELYGKTWGIIGLGNIGKGVASIAKAFGCKVIYYSTSGRNQNEEYERVDFDTLLKEADIISIHAPLNKETENLIGEEALNKMKSTALLLNLGRGPIVDEAALSKALSNNWIAGAGLDVLRQEPMAADNPLLAIQDSKKLIITPHIAWATVEARRRCVAEVYENMKAFLKGEDRNIVKE; via the coding sequence ATGAATATAATTTTTTTGGAAACAGATACCTTAGGCGATGACGTTGATTTATCAGTCTTTGAAACCTTAGGAAAGGTAACGAAATATAATAAAAGTGAGCCTTTGCTGAATAGTGAGAGAATCAAGGAAGCAGACATCCTTGTTGTCAATAAGATTCCAATGAATGAAGAGAACCTTAGAGCTGCTGTTAATCTAAAGCTTATATGTATTACAGGCACCGGAACCAATATTGTTGATTTTCCTTATGTGAATGGCAGAGGAATTGCAGTAGCAAATGTAAAGGGATATTCCACACAGTCTGTAGTACAGCATACCTTTGCTCTTTTATTTTACCTTTATGAGAAGTTAAGTCATTATGACCACTTTGTCAAATCCGGCGGATATGTAAGCAGTGATATCTTCAGCTGTTTTGATGAGAAATTCAATGAACTGTATGGAAAGACCTGGGGAATAATAGGCTTGGGCAATATCGGTAAAGGAGTTGCCTCCATTGCCAAAGCTTTCGGCTGCAAAGTAATCTATTACTCAACCTCCGGCAGGAATCAGAATGAGGAATATGAGAGAGTTGATTTTGACACTTTGCTAAAAGAAGCCGATATTATTTCAATTCATGCACCGCTTAATAAGGAAACTGAAAATCTCATTGGAGAAGAAGCCCTTAATAAGATGAAATCCACTGCTCTGCTATTAAATCTTGGAAGAGGACCTATTGTTGATGAAGCCGCTCTCAGTAAAGCCTTATCGAATAACTGGATTGCGGGTGCTGGGCTTGATGTTTTAAGACAGGAGCCAATGGCTGCGGATAATCCTCTTCTTGCTATTCAGGACAGCAAAAAGCTTATAATAACTCCGCATATAGCCTGGGCTACGGTTGAGGCCAGGAGAAGATGTGTGGCTGAAGTATATGAGAATATGAAAGCATTCTTAAAGGGTGAGGATAGGAATATTGTAAAGGAATAA
- a CDS encoding ABC transporter substrate-binding protein, with the protein MKRMLSLLLLCTLILTGTATLTGCSSGGGEKIYVYNWGEYIDPDVVDLFEKETGIKVVLKYFEQNEDMYPVIKNGSVKYDVVCPSDYMIQKMIEEDLLAEINYDNVPNISNIDPAYLKSAAEFDPGNKYSVPYCWGTVGLLYNKTMIKEPIDSWAALFDKDFIERNGYNGDILMINSVRDAFAIALSYLGYSINTTDEAQLEEAKALLQSQKPMVDAYVVDQVRDKMIGGDNPIGVIYSGEAIFTQRENPDLEYVVPKEGSNVWIDGWVIPKNAPNKEYAEKWINFMCEPEIALKNFEYITYSTPNKAARELIQDEAIKNSTVAFPSTDVLDRCSTYHYLGEDMDALYIQKWNEVKSTQ; encoded by the coding sequence ATGAAAAGAATGCTATCACTGCTTCTTCTGTGCACACTGATCTTAACAGGAACTGCGACTCTGACTGGCTGTTCAAGCGGAGGCGGAGAAAAAATCTATGTTTACAACTGGGGCGAGTACATTGATCCCGATGTAGTAGACCTCTTTGAAAAGGAAACGGGAATCAAGGTTGTTTTGAAATACTTCGAACAGAATGAGGATATGTATCCGGTAATCAAAAATGGTTCCGTCAAATATGATGTGGTATGTCCTTCAGACTATATGATTCAAAAGATGATCGAGGAAGATTTACTTGCTGAAATCAATTATGACAATGTACCCAATATCTCCAATATTGATCCGGCTTATCTAAAAAGTGCTGCGGAGTTCGATCCCGGAAATAAATACAGTGTACCTTATTGCTGGGGAACAGTGGGTCTATTGTATAACAAAACTATGATCAAGGAACCCATTGACAGCTGGGCTGCTCTCTTTGATAAAGATTTCATTGAGAGAAATGGTTACAACGGTGACATCCTTATGATTAACAGTGTAAGAGATGCATTTGCCATTGCTTTAAGTTACCTCGGTTACTCCATAAATACTACCGATGAAGCACAGTTAGAGGAAGCAAAGGCATTGTTGCAATCTCAGAAACCAATGGTTGATGCTTATGTAGTAGATCAGGTAAGAGATAAAATGATTGGTGGAGACAATCCAATTGGTGTAATCTACTCCGGAGAAGCTATCTTTACCCAAAGAGAGAATCCTGACCTGGAATATGTTGTCCCAAAAGAAGGCTCCAATGTATGGATCGACGGCTGGGTAATACCCAAGAATGCACCAAACAAAGAATATGCCGAGAAGTGGATTAACTTTATGTGCGAACCGGAAATTGCATTAAAGAATTTCGAATATATAACTTACTCCACACCAAACAAAGCCGCCAGAGAATTAATCCAGGACGAAGCAATCAAAAACAGTACCGTTGCTTTTCCTTCTACTGATGTTCTGGATCGCTGCTCCACCTATCATTATCTTGGTGAAGATATGGACGCTCTCTATATTCAGAAATGGAATGAAGTAAAATCTACGCAGTAG
- a CDS encoding ABC transporter permease, translating to MIKKFLSRFYLGLILLFLYAPIFILIVLSFNKSKSRSKWGGFTLSWYNSLFQDQAIMEALTNTLIIAFLSALIAAIIGTCACLAINNMRKVPRTILLGISNIPMMNADIVTGISLMLLFIALSYPLSFSSVLLSHITFNIPYVILSVMPRLARQNVSLYEAALDLGATKSYAFFKIILPDIFPGIFSGFLLAFTMSLDDFVITYFTNGAGVDTLSTIIYTEVRKGIKPEMYALSTLLFVSILILLVLINRKNDRDNTGKAPGKA from the coding sequence ATGATAAAGAAATTTCTGTCCCGATTTTATTTAGGGCTAATCCTTTTATTTTTATATGCACCCATCTTTATATTGATCGTTTTGTCCTTTAACAAGTCAAAATCCCGTTCCAAATGGGGTGGCTTTACCTTAAGCTGGTATAACAGTCTGTTTCAGGATCAAGCCATTATGGAGGCACTGACAAATACCTTGATCATAGCATTTCTATCTGCCCTGATTGCTGCTATAATCGGAACTTGTGCCTGCCTAGCCATCAATAACATGAGAAAGGTGCCAAGAACAATCTTACTTGGTATCTCCAACATCCCCATGATGAATGCAGATATCGTTACCGGTATATCCTTAATGCTTCTGTTTATTGCATTAAGCTATCCCTTAAGTTTTTCCAGCGTATTGCTTTCCCATATAACCTTTAATATTCCTTACGTTATATTAAGCGTTATGCCAAGGCTTGCCAGACAGAATGTCAGTCTTTACGAAGCAGCACTGGATCTTGGGGCAACCAAATCCTATGCCTTCTTTAAGATTATACTTCCAGATATTTTCCCTGGTATATTTTCAGGCTTCTTATTAGCCTTTACCATGTCACTGGACGATTTCGTAATAACCTACTTTACCAATGGTGCTGGTGTTGATACCTTATCGACCATTATTTATACGGAAGTACGCAAGGGAATTAAACCTGAAATGTATGCTTTATCCACTCTGCTGTTTGTAAGTATTCTGATTCTGCTGGTTTTAATCAATCGCAAAAATGACAGGGATAATACAGGAAAAGCTCCTGGCAAAGCATAA
- a CDS encoding ABC transporter permease — protein sequence MKTKKWLSYPYSLWMGIFVIVPLFIIIYYGFTAKEGGLTLSNLALIMDPINLKALWLSLELSIISTVICLILAYPLSLILHGMKLKNNSFIIMIFILPMWMNFLLRTLAWQNILEKTGVINTLLKFFHLPALDLINTPGAIIFGMVYNFLPFMILPIYNSLAKISDDYVNAARDLGANSFVTFIKIILPMTLPGVVSGITMVFVPSLTTFVISDILGGSKVVLIGNIIEQQFKTVNNWHTGSGLSLVLMVFIFLSMAVLAKYDKESEGTKI from the coding sequence ATGAAAACTAAGAAATGGCTCTCCTATCCATATTCACTTTGGATGGGTATATTTGTGATTGTTCCGCTATTTATCATAATATACTATGGATTTACCGCCAAAGAGGGAGGTCTTACCTTAAGTAATCTGGCACTGATTATGGACCCTATTAATTTGAAAGCCCTGTGGCTTTCCCTTGAGCTGTCCATTATCAGTACGGTGATATGCCTTATCCTTGCTTATCCGCTCTCCCTGATACTGCATGGTATGAAATTAAAAAATAATTCCTTTATTATTATGATATTTATACTTCCTATGTGGATGAACTTTCTGCTCAGAACACTGGCCTGGCAGAATATACTGGAGAAAACGGGTGTTATCAATACCCTGCTTAAGTTTTTCCATCTGCCCGCACTGGATTTGATCAATACCCCGGGAGCAATTATATTCGGTATGGTTTATAATTTTCTTCCCTTTATGATACTGCCTATTTATAATTCCCTGGCAAAGATAAGTGATGATTATGTCAATGCAGCCAGAGATTTAGGTGCTAATTCCTTTGTAACTTTTATAAAAATCATACTGCCTATGACTTTGCCCGGTGTTGTCAGCGGTATAACCATGGTTTTTGTGCCTTCCCTCACCACCTTTGTTATTTCAGACATCCTGGGCGGCAGCAAGGTAGTGCTAATCGGAAATATCATAGAACAGCAATTTAAGACGGTTAATAACTGGCATACCGGTTCCGGTCTTTCTCTGGTTCTGATGGTATTCATCTTCTTAAGTATGGCTGTCCTTGCCAAATATGACAAAGAATCGGAGGGCACGAAGATATGA
- the potA gene encoding spermidine/putrescine ABC transporter ATP-binding protein produces MSGDKLIDLIGITKKFDNNVVLDNLDLYIKENEFLTLLGPSGCGKTTTLRIIGGFENPDNGKVLFDGKDITKLPPNERPLNTVFQKYALFPHMSISENIAFGLKIKKKSKAYIQDKIKYALKLVNLEGFENRTPDSLSGGQQQRIAIARAIVNEPKVLLLDEPLGALDLKLRQDMQYELIRLKNELGITFIYVTHDQEEALTMSDTIVVMNQGYIQQVGTPEMIYNEPKNAFVADFIGESNILSSTMIEDGLVSILGSKFACVDKGFGKNQPVDVVIRPEDIDLVKETEGTLNGVVTSLIFKGVHYEMEVLAGGHEWLVHSTDLSPVGSNVGIKVDPFDIHIMNKPQSEDEEAVTSDEN; encoded by the coding sequence ATGTCTGGCGATAAACTTATTGATCTGATAGGCATAACCAAGAAATTTGACAACAATGTTGTTCTGGACAATCTGGACCTTTATATAAAGGAAAATGAATTCCTAACGCTGCTAGGACCCAGCGGCTGCGGTAAGACCACTACTCTACGTATTATTGGAGGATTTGAAAATCCTGACAACGGTAAAGTACTTTTTGACGGCAAAGATATTACCAAATTGCCTCCCAACGAAAGACCGTTAAATACTGTATTTCAGAAGTATGCCCTTTTCCCTCATATGTCTATTTCAGAGAACATTGCCTTTGGATTAAAAATAAAGAAGAAAAGCAAAGCCTACATACAGGATAAGATAAAATATGCCTTAAAGCTGGTTAATCTTGAAGGTTTCGAGAACCGTACACCCGATTCCTTAAGCGGCGGTCAGCAGCAGCGTATAGCTATAGCCAGAGCAATTGTTAATGAACCAAAGGTACTTCTCCTGGATGAACCCTTAGGCGCTTTGGATTTAAAATTACGACAGGATATGCAATACGAGCTTATCCGTCTTAAGAATGAACTGGGAATAACCTTTATCTATGTAACCCACGACCAGGAGGAAGCCCTTACCATGTCCGATACGATCGTAGTCATGAACCAGGGTTATATCCAGCAGGTGGGTACACCGGAAATGATATACAATGAGCCCAAAAATGCCTTTGTAGCAGACTTTATCGGTGAGAGTAATATTCTCTCCTCCACAATGATCGAGGACGGACTTGTAAGTATCCTTGGTTCCAAATTTGCCTGCGTGGACAAGGGCTTTGGAAAGAATCAGCCCGTAGATGTGGTTATCAGACCGGAGGACATCGACCTTGTCAAAGAAACCGAAGGAACTCTTAACGGTGTAGTTACTTCCCTGATCTTTAAGGGCGTTCATTATGAAATGGAGGTTCTTGCAGGCGGACATGAGTGGCTGGTTCACAGTACCGATCTGAGTCCGGTCGGAAGTAATGTAGGGATTAAAGTAGATCCTTTTGATATTCATATTATGAACAAACCTCAATCTGAGGATGAGGAGGCAGTGACATCGGATGAAAACTAA
- a CDS encoding cupin domain-containing protein produces MKIGEKIKELRVQKNLTQEELADRAELSKGFISQVERDLTSPSIATLVDILQCLGTNLEEFFSDTSTEQVVFKKSDYFEKIDPELKNCIQWIIPNAQKNMLEPILLTLEPGGSTYPDNPHEGEEFGYVLNGSIILHIGNKTYKAKKGESFYYKAGKNHYISASDKQGASLLWISTPPSF; encoded by the coding sequence ATGAAAATCGGTGAAAAAATCAAGGAACTTCGAGTACAAAAGAATCTGACCCAAGAAGAATTAGCAGACAGGGCGGAGCTCTCAAAGGGCTTTATTTCCCAGGTGGAAAGAGATTTGACCAGCCCGTCCATAGCTACCTTAGTTGATATTTTACAGTGTCTTGGAACCAATCTGGAAGAGTTCTTTTCCGATACTTCAACAGAACAGGTAGTATTTAAGAAAAGTGATTATTTTGAGAAGATAGATCCGGAACTTAAGAACTGTATCCAATGGATTATCCCAAATGCACAAAAGAACATGCTGGAACCCATTCTCCTGACCTTGGAACCTGGAGGTTCCACCTATCCGGACAATCCTCATGAAGGGGAAGAATTCGGATATGTATTAAACGGCAGTATTATTCTTCATATAGGGAACAAAACCTATAAAGCAAAAAAGGGTGAATCCTTTTATTATAAAGCTGGCAAGAATCATTATATTTCTGCTTCCGATAAGCAAGGCGCCAGTCTATTGTGGATATCCACACCACCAAGCTTTTAA
- a CDS encoding biotin transporter BioY, which yields MKRKFLTTQEMVQIALFTAILAVLSQISFMLPGGIPVTLQTFGIVLIGTILGKKSGFLSVFLYLLIGMVGIPVFANFGGGIDALVGPTGGYLFGFLPMVFLTGLGSRKTYPMGISFSIIGLLICHVMGLLFYYQITGTWLLPSVPLMLAKDLVTTVVAVSLGREIYKILSRMSMGLNRS from the coding sequence ATGAAAAGAAAATTCCTGACTACTCAGGAAATGGTCCAAATTGCACTTTTTACTGCAATCCTTGCGGTACTGTCCCAGATATCCTTTATGCTTCCGGGAGGTATCCCGGTAACTCTTCAGACCTTTGGTATCGTTCTTATTGGTACCATTCTTGGTAAAAAATCAGGTTTCCTGTCCGTTTTCCTTTATCTTCTCATCGGAATGGTTGGTATTCCTGTATTTGCCAACTTCGGCGGAGGTATCGACGCATTGGTCGGACCTACCGGCGGTTATCTGTTCGGTTTCCTTCCCATGGTCTTTCTCACTGGCCTTGGAAGCAGAAAAACTTATCCTATGGGAATTAGCTTCAGTATCATAGGCTTACTGATATGCCATGTTATGGGACTTCTGTTCTATTATCAGATAACCGGTACCTGGTTATTGCCTTCTGTTCCTCTGATGCTGGCAAAAGATCTGGTAACTACCGTTGTTGCCGTTAGCCTTGGAAGAGAAATATATAAGATACTCTCCCGTATGTCCATGGGATTAAACAGATCCTGA
- the aroC gene encoding chorismate synthase, whose translation MAGSTFGSMFRITTWGESHGSGIGVVIDGCPAGLPLEEETIQAFLDRRRPGQTKYATPRNEADTVKILSGVFEGKTTGTPISLAVLNTNQISMDYSEISGFYRPGHSDYTYDSKYGFRDYRGGGRSSGRETIGRVAAGAIASAILKELGISLCAYTKSIGNINIDYTKCNRDNIPLSPFFMPDLEASVAAEALMQEKMEEQNSIGGVIECIISGVPAGIGEPVFDKLDANLGKAILSIGAIKAIEFGSGFSAAQKTGAQNNDPFIYTEDGKISKLTNNAGGILGGISDGSEIVFRAAVKPTASIAQTQRTINKAGENISINIKGRHDPVIVPRAVVVVESMAAVTLVDMLFVSITSRMDSIVKFFR comes from the coding sequence ATGGCAGGTTCAACGTTTGGATCCATGTTTCGCATAACTACCTGGGGAGAATCCCACGGTTCAGGAATAGGTGTTGTTATTGATGGCTGTCCCGCAGGACTTCCTCTTGAGGAAGAAACTATTCAGGCTTTTCTTGACAGAAGACGCCCAGGTCAGACCAAATATGCTACCCCAAGAAATGAAGCAGATACCGTTAAGATTTTGTCCGGTGTCTTTGAAGGAAAAACTACTGGCACGCCCATATCCCTGGCTGTTCTCAATACGAATCAGATTTCCATGGATTACTCTGAAATATCCGGCTTTTACCGCCCAGGTCATTCAGATTATACTTATGATTCCAAGTATGGCTTCCGCGATTATAGAGGCGGCGGCAGATCCTCCGGAAGAGAAACGATCGGCAGAGTCGCTGCCGGAGCAATTGCTTCTGCTATTCTGAAGGAGCTTGGTATCAGCCTTTGCGCCTACACCAAATCCATTGGTAACATTAACATAGATTATACCAAATGCAACAGAGATAACATTCCGTTAAGTCCTTTCTTTATGCCGGACCTTGAAGCTTCTGTAGCTGCAGAGGCACTGATGCAGGAGAAAATGGAGGAGCAGAATTCCATAGGCGGTGTAATTGAATGTATCATCTCCGGTGTACCAGCTGGTATCGGAGAGCCGGTCTTTGACAAGCTGGATGCCAACCTTGGAAAAGCTATCCTCTCCATCGGAGCTATAAAAGCAATTGAATTCGGCTCCGGTTTCTCTGCTGCTCAAAAAACCGGTGCACAGAACAATGACCCTTTTATATACACGGAGGATGGAAAGATCAGCAAATTAACAAATAATGCAGGTGGTATCCTAGGCGGTATAAGCGATGGTTCGGAAATTGTATTCCGGGCTGCCGTAAAACCTACAGCCTCTATTGCCCAAACCCAGAGAACGATCAATAAAGCCGGTGAGAATATCAGCATAAACATCAAAGGCCGCCACGATCCGGTTATTGTTCCCCGAGCTGTCGTTGTTGTTGAATCCATGGCAGCCGTTACCTTAGTAGACATGTTGTTTGTAAGTATCACCTCCAGAATGGATTCAATTGTCAAATTTTTCAGATAA
- a CDS encoding chorion class high-cysteine HCB protein 13 — MSDLTATNCGSGCGNNSSWILILLLLCCCGGGGNGFFGGGFGNNGCGCGGNDGCGSIIWIILILCLCGNSF; from the coding sequence ATGAGTGATTTAACAGCAACTAACTGCGGTTCCGGATGTGGCAATAATAGTTCCTGGATTCTTATTCTCCTTTTACTTTGCTGCTGTGGCGGTGGTGGTAACGGATTCTTTGGTGGCGGCTTTGGTAACAATGGATGCGGATGCGGCGGCAATGACGGATGCGGCTCAATTATTTGGATCATCTTAATCCTTTGCTTATGCGGAAACTCCTTCTAA
- a CDS encoding hydrolase, which translates to MIRNKICACLLKVAGRRKVWTDMRILAEESMALLVDIQEKLVPVVKDREACVRNITLLLEGFKLLQIPFLVTQQYTRGLGMTIPEVKDRVDNFQYLEKISFSCYEDSRIKEEIDKLQKKNIILCGAEAHICVQQTAIDLRAAGYNVIAVTNCIGSRKTEDKEAALKRYEYEGIIAATYESILFELTRKAGSDIFKAISALIK; encoded by the coding sequence ATGATAAGGAATAAAATTTGTGCCTGCCTCCTTAAGGTTGCAGGCAGGAGGAAGGTATGGACAGATATGAGAATATTAGCGGAAGAATCAATGGCACTACTTGTTGATATACAGGAAAAGCTGGTTCCTGTAGTGAAGGATAGAGAAGCGTGTGTAAGAAATATAACACTACTGCTGGAGGGCTTTAAGCTGCTTCAGATTCCCTTTCTCGTGACACAGCAGTATACCAGAGGTTTGGGTATGACAATACCGGAAGTAAAGGACAGGGTGGATAACTTTCAGTATCTGGAGAAAATAAGTTTCAGCTGCTATGAGGATAGCAGGATAAAAGAAGAGATAGATAAACTGCAAAAGAAAAATATAATTTTGTGCGGTGCAGAAGCGCATATCTGTGTGCAGCAAACTGCCATAGATTTAAGAGCAGCTGGTTATAATGTAATTGCCGTTACCAATTGTATCGGTTCAAGAAAAACCGAAGATAAGGAAGCAGCACTAAAACGTTATGAATATGAAGGCATCATTGCGGCTACTTATGAATCCATATTATTCGAATTAACAAGAAAAGCAGGCAGTGATATCTTTAAAGCTATTTCCGCCCTGATAAAATAA
- a CDS encoding 2-oxoacid:acceptor oxidoreductase subunit alpha gives MYNLLLGGAAGQGIDTTVAILEKLLKHSGYYIYTTRDFMSRVRGGHNFSMIRFGTEKINSHSDRIDGIIALNDETIHLHKDKLTEKGFILCDSSLEYSDDRIIKLDMDKKAKELGNLRASGSIAIGAILKLFGEPFTYVEEVMPRVIKKDFLEVNLKAIQIGYDSVEPVFEHLEGPFKDYMLISGSKAVGLGAVAGGLKFYSAYPMSPSTAVMEYLAYIGNVSGVLVEQAEDEIAAINMALGASYAGARAMTGTSGGGFCLKVEALGFSGIAEIPLVVIDVQRPGPATGLPTRTEQSDLKFVISAAQGEFPRMVIALRNHEDSFYQTIRALNLAEKYQIPIILLSDQYLGDTTACVKPYNLEDITLTEPAKEAEGEYLRYRITENGISPRLIPGLTEHLVTADSDEHDERGWITESAEVRNNMMDKRMRKLEGLTLELQEPEFIGEEDCKVLLLGWGSTYGPISEAVSRLNKSGKGSYGALVYGDIYPLPKQNLEKYSKGRTLINVEQNATGQLASLIREQTGISCDRSILKYDGRQISGEEIESQVLEGGLD, from the coding sequence ATGTACAATTTATTATTAGGCGGTGCAGCAGGTCAGGGCATTGACACCACTGTTGCAATTCTGGAGAAGCTGTTAAAGCACTCCGGTTATTATATATATACCACCAGGGATTTTATGTCCCGTGTACGCGGCGGCCACAATTTTTCTATGATCCGTTTTGGAACCGAGAAGATCAACTCTCACAGTGACAGAATTGATGGTATTATTGCACTAAATGATGAAACCATTCATCTGCATAAAGATAAACTAACTGAGAAGGGATTTATCCTGTGTGACAGCAGCTTGGAATATAGTGACGACAGAATAATCAAGCTGGATATGGATAAGAAAGCGAAGGAGCTTGGAAATCTTAGAGCATCAGGCAGTATTGCTATCGGTGCTATTTTAAAGCTTTTTGGTGAACCGTTTACATATGTGGAAGAAGTTATGCCACGAGTCATAAAAAAAGATTTTTTAGAAGTGAACTTAAAAGCAATTCAGATTGGATACGACAGCGTTGAACCTGTCTTTGAACATCTGGAGGGACCTTTTAAGGATTATATGCTGATTTCCGGCAGTAAGGCAGTTGGACTGGGAGCAGTTGCCGGCGGGCTTAAATTTTATTCGGCTTATCCCATGTCACCCTCCACCGCAGTAATGGAATATCTGGCTTATATCGGTAATGTCTCAGGGGTCCTGGTGGAACAGGCAGAGGATGAAATCGCTGCTATCAATATGGCTCTTGGTGCTTCCTATGCGGGAGCCAGAGCAATGACGGGTACCAGCGGAGGCGGTTTTTGTTTAAAAGTAGAGGCTTTAGGCTTTTCTGGTATAGCAGAGATTCCTCTGGTGGTAATAGATGTTCAAAGGCCGGGACCTGCAACAGGGCTTCCCACCAGAACCGAGCAGAGTGATTTGAAATTTGTAATTTCTGCAGCACAGGGTGAGTTTCCCCGTATGGTTATAGCACTTAGAAATCATGAAGATTCTTTCTATCAAACAATCAGAGCGCTGAATCTGGCGGAAAAATATCAGATACCTATAATCCTGTTAAGTGATCAATATCTTGGCGATACCACAGCTTGCGTAAAACCCTATAATCTTGAGGATATTACACTGACTGAACCTGCAAAAGAGGCAGAAGGCGAATATTTACGTTATCGAATTACCGAGAATGGTATATCTCCAAGGCTCATACCAGGTTTAACCGAACATCTGGTGACAGCAGACAGTGACGAACATGATGAGAGAGGCTGGATAACAGAATCTGCTGAAGTCAGAAATAATATGATGGATAAGCGAATGAGAAAGCTTGAAGGACTGACCCTGGAATTACAGGAACCGGAATTTATCGGTGAAGAAGACTGCAAGGTACTGCTCCTTGGCTGGGGTTCCACCTATGGTCCCATTAGCGAAGCAGTTAGCCGCTTAAATAAGTCGGGAAAAGGAAGTTATGGTGCATTGGTATACGGTGATATCTATCCTCTGCCTAAACAGAATCTTGAAAAGTATTCAAAAGGAAGAACCTTAATAAATGTGGAACAGAATGCAACCGGACAGCTGGCATCCCTTATCAGGGAACAGACCGGCATCAGCTGTGACAGGAGTATATTAAAATATGACGGCAGACAGATTTCCGGTGAAGAGATAGAATCACAGGTACTGGAAGGAGGTCTTGACTGA